Proteins encoded in a region of the Syngnathus typhle isolate RoL2023-S1 ecotype Sweden linkage group LG20, RoL_Styp_1.0, whole genome shotgun sequence genome:
- the LOC133144827 gene encoding leucine-rich repeat and immunoglobulin-like domain-containing nogo receptor-interacting protein 1, which yields MQAGRLSTARWGAFYLLLAAGLASQAPEQCPHSCSCGAAASTVNCSYAGLGGVPERLPWDLTRLNLSHNAIRTLAPEQFGAMTRLEDLDLSDNLLAYVEADALLGLRSLLDLRVARNRLKVLPAGALAGLSRLRLLDVSGNEILGVLDFTFRDLAGLRVLHALHNHVVFVSRQAFAGLTELRQLYLDACNLTSVPTEAFAHLGGLTLLHLHRLESSVLPDYAFLGLARLKELVVADWPRLETLSANSLVGLNLTSLAIRKCNLSAVPFAALHHLVYLVNLDLSSNPISYIQGNQLRDLLRLEEFHLAGGRLQRIEMATFYGSVSLKLLDVSRNLLSTLEEGVFHSPDALRHLGLNGNPLACDCRLLWLARRRSSLELVGGPPTCGQWDFLGYAAADMAELLTCRSPRVRPRQPDSVWVEQGHTAVLHCDAEGRPEPSVTWLDPGRRALTNAGRIRAVANGSLEVRYAQPQDTGVYRCVASNAAGNDTRPIELRVRSLSKKKPFHLKSWPAASPSLSPDLREPPFDVKTLLIAASIGFLSFCGSVGVCFIAIFFWSKSRGQIKHTANIAYVPRSAAASSNGGAGNYMETSRFTMKLM from the coding sequence ATGCAGGCAGGCCGTCTTTCCACAGCGCGGTGGGGAGCTTTCTACCTTCTTCTGGCCGCCGGCTTGGCGTCACAAGCGCCGGAGCAGTGCCCTCACTCCTGCAGCTGCGGCGCGGCCGCGTCCACCGTCAACTGCTCCTACGCTGGACTCGGCGGCGTGCCAGAGCGCCTCCCGTGGGATTTGACTCGACTCAACCTGAGCCACAACGCTATCAGGACTCTGGCGCCTGAGCAATTTGGGGCTATGACTCGACTGGAAGACTTGGATTTGAGCGACAACCTCCTGGCGTACGTGGAAGCCGACGCCTTGCTGGGCCTGCGGAGCTTGTTGGATCTACGCGTGGCCCGCAACCGCCTGAAGGTGCTTCCGGCCGGCGCCCTCGCCGGCTTGTCCAGACTGCGGCTGCTCGACGTGAGCGGCAACGAGATCCTCGGCGTCCTGGATTTCACCTTCCGGGACTTGGCCGGCCTCCGCGTGCTGCATGCGCTGCACAACCATGTTGTCTTTGTCTCTCGCCAGGCCTTTGCAGGTTTAACCGAGCTGCGCCAGCTCTACCTGGACGCCTGCAACCTCACGTCGGTGCCCACCGAGGCCTTCGCGCACTTGGGCGGGTTGACCCTTTTACATCTGCACCGTCTCGAGTCCAGCGTGTTGCCCGACTATGCTTTCCTCGGCTTGGCACGTCTGAAGGAACTGGTCGTTGCCGATTGGCCCAGACTGGAGACGTTGTCTGCAAACAGCCTGGTCGGCCTCAATCTTACGTCCCTAGCCATTCGAAAGTGCAACCTCAGCGCAGTCCCTTTCGCTGCTTTGCATCACTTAGTCTACCTTGTTAACCTGGATTTGTCGTCTAACCCAATCAGCTACATTCAAGGCAACCAGCTCAGGGACCTGCTCAGGCTAGAAGAGTTCCACCTAGCCGGGGGACGGTTGCAGCGCATCGAAATGGCAACCTTCTATGGTTCGGTGAGTCTGAAGTTGCTCGATGTGTCGAGGAACCTCCTGAGCACACTGGAGGAGGGTGTCTTTCATTCGCCGGACGCCCTTCGACATCTCGGATTGAACGGGAACCCCCTGGCCTGCGACTGCCGCCTCCTCTGGCTAGCGCGCCGACGTTCGTCCCTCGAATTGGTCGGAGGCCCGCCGACGTGCGGGCAATGGGATTTCCTGGGCTACGCCGCAGCGGATATGGCCGAGTTGCTCACGTGCCGGTCCCCTCGCGTCCGGCCGCGCCAACCCGACTCGGTGTGGGTGGAGCAGGGCCACACGGCGGTGTTGCACTGCGATGCGGAAGGCCGTCCCGAGCCATCTGTCACCTGGCTCGACCCCGGGCGGAGAGCTTTAACAAATGCGGGCAGGATACGAGCAGTCGCCAACGGTTCACTTGAGGTCCGCTACGCGCAGCCGCAGGACACCGGCGTTTACCGCTGCGTGGCATCCAACGCGGCGGGAAACGACACGCGGCCCATTGAGCTCCGCGTGCGAAGCCTTTCCAAGAAGAAGCCCTTTCACCTCAAAAGCTGGCCTGCCGCCTCGCCTTCTTTGTCACCGGACCTACGGGAGCCGCCGTTTGACGTCAAGACGCTGCTGATTGCGGCGTCCATTGGCTTCTTGTCATTTTGCGGCTCCGTCGGTGTGTGCTTCATCGCCATCTTCTTCTGGAGTAAGAGCAGAGGGCAGATAAAGCACACGGCCAACATCGCCTATGTGCCGCGCAGCGCTGCCGCCAGCAGTAATGGCGGCGCCGGCAACTACATGGAGACGAGCAGATTCACAATGAAGCTCATGTAA
- the LOC133144826 gene encoding solute carrier family 45 member 4-like isoform X1, protein MPPPAMPPQSTGTDAMQVESLVANTEAKTSTDQDEGGDTIGSSGAGGGGGGEELVSEGSIEGIPLKRWVMHGAIMFGREFCYAMETALVTPVLLQIGLPEQYNSLTWFLSPVLGLIFTPLIGSASDRCPLRWGRRRPFILALCIGTLMGVALFLNGALIGLSLGDVPGKQPMGIILTVLGVVVLDFCADATEGPIRAYLLDVADTDDQDMALNIHAASAGLGGAVGYALGGLNWTHTFLGAVFKSQEQILFFFTSILFSISVVLHLLSIDEQPYIPLHVRLDLESPAPSHPHSSSNSRARLPTPRLEMIEEDKSMDSFDLYDAYRDDLSEPGDMEMGFLEVALTRSKSDSVLAVTDATSDHVDHDALFLCHIEPSIFTDRLSPFHGSPPANRITPPCRLASAESRDPLHSQSPKRDGSPTKICRLSAFLQEMEDDEGHEALLNNQLNERRTPNGHLLACVDVTNTADGLSAKGHVHRAAMVKAASTDAPRRHRHTFYRQPSCTFSYYSRVASHRAHYRCANVAFLIKLSRSMNDLHEVEARRRRRSHRRQRHRSDTTNLSSGDAESEEGEAETTVRLLWLSMLKMPPELLRLCACHLFTWFSIIAEAVFFTDFMGQVIYHGDPIALVNSTALMNYHKGVQMGCWGLVIYAMTAATCSALLQKYLDNFELSIKVIYILGTLSFSIGTAVMAIFPNVYVAMVMISSMGILSMSICYCPYALLGQYHEMKEYTSHSPGSSRRGFGVDCAILTCQVYISQILVASAVGSIVEAVGSVRVIPVVASGGSLLAFFTACFLVIYPSNSGDAASSKTSEKEELTTLTDSKERVKGKPSFLKLNKAGKATTTIIAAGTSCHTENESAL, encoded by the exons ATGCCCCCTCCCGCCATGCCTCCCCAAAGCACGGGCACTGACGCCATGCAGGTGGAATCACTGGTGGCCAACACCGAGGCCAAAACCTCCACGGACCAAGACGAGGGCGGAGACACCATCGGATCGTCGGgagcgggcggcggcggcggcggcgaggagcTGGTGAGCGAGGGTTCCATCGAGGGCATCCCCCTGAAAAGATGGGTGATGCACGGCGCCATCATGTTCGGCCGGGAGTTCTGCTATGCCATGGAGACGGCGCTCGTGACGCCCGTTCTGCTGCAAATCG GTCTTCCAGAGCAGTACAACAGCTTGACGTGGTTCCTCAGCCCCGTCCTGGGCCTCATCTTCACCCCGCTGATCGGTTCCGCCAGCGACCGCTGCCCTCTGCGTTGGGGTCGCCGGAGACCTTTCATCCTGGCCTTGTGCATCGGGACGCTGATGGGAGTGGCCCTCTTCCTGAACGGAGCCCTCATAG GATTGTCTCTGGGTGACGTTCCGGGGAAACAGCCCATGGGAATTATTCTGACCGTGCTGGGAGTGGTGGTGTTAGACTTCTGCGCCGACGCAACAGAGGGGCCCATAAGAGCGTACCTTTTGGACGTGGCTGACACGGATGACCAAGACATGGCGCTCAACATCCATGCTGCCTCGGCAG GTCTCGGCGGTGCCGTGGGCTACGCTCTGGGCGGTCTGAACTGGACTCACACCTTCCTGGGAGCCGTCTTCAAGTCTCAGGAGCAGATCCTGTTCTTCTTCACCTCCATCCTCTTCTCTATATCGGTGGTGCTGCATCTGTTGAGCATCGACGAGCAGCCCTACATCCCCTTGCACGTCCGGCTGGATCTG GAGAGCCCAGCTCCGAGCCACCCGCATTCTTCTTCCAACAGCCGCGCCAGGCTTCCCACTCCGAGGCTGGAGATGATCGAAGAGGACAAATCGATGGACAGCTTCGACCTTTACGACGCCTACAGGGACGATCTGTCCGAACCGGGAGATATGGAGATGGGATTCCTGGAGGTGGCGCTCACGAGGA GTAAAAGCGACAGCGTCCTCGCCGTGACGGACGCCACCTCAGACCACGTGGACCACGACGCCTTGTTCCTTTGCCACATCGAGCCGTCCATCTTCACCGACCGCCTCTCGCCCTTTCACGGCTCTCCCCCTGCTAACCGTATCACGCCGCCTTGCCGGCTCGCCAGCGCAGAGAGTCGGGATCCGCTGCACTCCCAAAGCCCGAAACGGGACGGCAGCCCCACCAAGATTTGCCGCCTCTCGGCGTTCTTGCAGGAGATGGAGGACGACGAGGGCCACGAGGCCTTGCTCAACAACCAGCTGAACGAGCGGCGCACCCCAAACGGGCACTTGCTGGCGTGCGTCGATGTCACAAACACGGCCGATGGGTTGAGCGCAAAAGGACATGTGCATCGGGCCGCAATGGTTAAAG cTGCCAGCACCGACGCTCCCAGACGCCACCGTCACACTTTCTACCGTCAGCCATCTTGCACCTTTTCCTACTACAGCCGCGTGGCCAGCCACCGCGCCCACTACCGCTGCGCTAACGTCGCCTTCCTCATCAAGCTGTCGCGGAGCATGAACGACCTGCACGAGGTGGAGGCGAGACGCCGGCGTCGGAGCCACCGGCGCCAGCGACACCGCAGCGACACCACCAATTTATCCAGCGGTGACGCCGAGAGCGAGGAAGGCGAG GCGGAGACCACCGTACGGCTCCTTTGGCTCTCCATGCTGAAGATGCCACCCGAGCTGCTGCGCCTGTGCGCCTGTCACCTGTTCACCTGGTTCTCAATCATCGCCGAGGCCGTCTTCTTCACCGACTTCATGGGACAAGTTATCTACCACGGAGATCCCATC GCTCTTGTCAACTCCACCGCTTTGATGAATTATCACAAAGGCGTTCAAATGGGTTGTTGGGGTCTGGTGATATACGCCATGACAGCTGCCACATGCTCAG CCCTCCTTCAAAAGTACCTTGACAACTTTGAGTTGAGCATCAAAGTCATCTACATCTTGGGAACGCTTTCCTTCTCCATAG GAACTGCTGTTATGGCCATATTCCCTAACGTgtatgttgccatggtgatgatAAGCAGCATGGGCATCTTGTCTATGAGTATCTGCTATTGTCCCTACGCCTTGCTTGGACAGTACCACGAAATGAAAGAG TACACCAGTCACAGTCCCGGTAGTTCCCGAAGAGGATTTGGTGTTGACTGCGCCATCTTGACCTGCCAA GTGTACATCAGCCAAATCCTGGTGGCTTCGGCCGTGGGTTCCATCGTGGAAGCGGTGGGCAGCGTACGCGTCATTCCCGTCGTGGCCTCCGGGGGCTCTCTGTTGGCATTCTTCACTGCTTGCTTCCTGGTCATTTATCCTTCAAATAGCGG GGATGCGGCATCGTCCAAAACGTCGGAAAAAGAGGAGTTGACCACGCTGACCGATTCCAAAGAACGAGTGAAGGGAAAACCCAGCTTCTTGAAACTCAACAAGGCAGGCAAGGCTACCACCACCATCATCGCCGCCGGCACTTCCTGTCACACGGAGAATGAATCTGCACTGTGA
- the LOC133144826 gene encoding solute carrier family 45 member 4-like isoform X2 → MGDARRHHVRPGVLLCHGDGARDARSAANRSSRAVQQLDVVPQPRPGPHLHPADRFRQRPLPSALGSPETFHPGLVHRDADGSGPLPERSPHRSRQFTRNYFLFASPFQPMMVHFLSGLSLGDVPGKQPMGIILTVLGVVVLDFCADATEGPIRAYLLDVADTDDQDMALNIHAASAGLGGAVGYALGGLNWTHTFLGAVFKSQEQILFFFTSILFSISVVLHLLSIDEQPYIPLHVRLDLESPAPSHPHSSSNSRARLPTPRLEMIEEDKSMDSFDLYDAYRDDLSEPGDMEMGFLEVALTRSKSDSVLAVTDATSDHVDHDALFLCHIEPSIFTDRLSPFHGSPPANRITPPCRLASAESRDPLHSQSPKRDGSPTKICRLSAFLQEMEDDEGHEALLNNQLNERRTPNGHLLACVDVTNTADGLSAKGHVHRAAMVKAASTDAPRRHRHTFYRQPSCTFSYYSRVASHRAHYRCANVAFLIKLSRSMNDLHEVEARRRRRSHRRQRHRSDTTNLSSGDAESEEGEAETTVRLLWLSMLKMPPELLRLCACHLFTWFSIIAEAVFFTDFMGQVIYHGDPIALVNSTALMNYHKGVQMGCWGLVIYAMTAATCSALLQKYLDNFELSIKVIYILGTLSFSIGTAVMAIFPNVYVAMVMISSMGILSMSICYCPYALLGQYHEMKEYTSHSPGSSRRGFGVDCAILTCQVYISQILVASAVGSIVEAVGSVRVIPVVASGGSLLAFFTACFLVIYPSNSGDAASSKTSEKEELTTLTDSKERVKGKPSFLKLNKAGKATTTIIAAGTSCHTENESAL, encoded by the exons ATGGGTGATGCACGGCGCCATCATGTTCGGCCGGGAGTTCTGCTATGCCATGGAGACGGCGCTCGTGACGCCCGTTCTGCTGCAAATCG GTCTTCCAGAGCAGTACAACAGCTTGACGTGGTTCCTCAGCCCCGTCCTGGGCCTCATCTTCACCCCGCTGATCGGTTCCGCCAGCGACCGCTGCCCTCTGCGTTGGGGTCGCCGGAGACCTTTCATCCTGGCCTTGTGCATCGGGACGCTGATGGGAGTGGCCCTCTTCCTGAACGGAGCCCTCATAG GAGCAGGCAGTTCACAAGgaactacttcctgtttgctTCCCCCTTTCAACCAATGATGGTCCACTTCCTGTCTG GATTGTCTCTGGGTGACGTTCCGGGGAAACAGCCCATGGGAATTATTCTGACCGTGCTGGGAGTGGTGGTGTTAGACTTCTGCGCCGACGCAACAGAGGGGCCCATAAGAGCGTACCTTTTGGACGTGGCTGACACGGATGACCAAGACATGGCGCTCAACATCCATGCTGCCTCGGCAG GTCTCGGCGGTGCCGTGGGCTACGCTCTGGGCGGTCTGAACTGGACTCACACCTTCCTGGGAGCCGTCTTCAAGTCTCAGGAGCAGATCCTGTTCTTCTTCACCTCCATCCTCTTCTCTATATCGGTGGTGCTGCATCTGTTGAGCATCGACGAGCAGCCCTACATCCCCTTGCACGTCCGGCTGGATCTG GAGAGCCCAGCTCCGAGCCACCCGCATTCTTCTTCCAACAGCCGCGCCAGGCTTCCCACTCCGAGGCTGGAGATGATCGAAGAGGACAAATCGATGGACAGCTTCGACCTTTACGACGCCTACAGGGACGATCTGTCCGAACCGGGAGATATGGAGATGGGATTCCTGGAGGTGGCGCTCACGAGGA GTAAAAGCGACAGCGTCCTCGCCGTGACGGACGCCACCTCAGACCACGTGGACCACGACGCCTTGTTCCTTTGCCACATCGAGCCGTCCATCTTCACCGACCGCCTCTCGCCCTTTCACGGCTCTCCCCCTGCTAACCGTATCACGCCGCCTTGCCGGCTCGCCAGCGCAGAGAGTCGGGATCCGCTGCACTCCCAAAGCCCGAAACGGGACGGCAGCCCCACCAAGATTTGCCGCCTCTCGGCGTTCTTGCAGGAGATGGAGGACGACGAGGGCCACGAGGCCTTGCTCAACAACCAGCTGAACGAGCGGCGCACCCCAAACGGGCACTTGCTGGCGTGCGTCGATGTCACAAACACGGCCGATGGGTTGAGCGCAAAAGGACATGTGCATCGGGCCGCAATGGTTAAAG cTGCCAGCACCGACGCTCCCAGACGCCACCGTCACACTTTCTACCGTCAGCCATCTTGCACCTTTTCCTACTACAGCCGCGTGGCCAGCCACCGCGCCCACTACCGCTGCGCTAACGTCGCCTTCCTCATCAAGCTGTCGCGGAGCATGAACGACCTGCACGAGGTGGAGGCGAGACGCCGGCGTCGGAGCCACCGGCGCCAGCGACACCGCAGCGACACCACCAATTTATCCAGCGGTGACGCCGAGAGCGAGGAAGGCGAG GCGGAGACCACCGTACGGCTCCTTTGGCTCTCCATGCTGAAGATGCCACCCGAGCTGCTGCGCCTGTGCGCCTGTCACCTGTTCACCTGGTTCTCAATCATCGCCGAGGCCGTCTTCTTCACCGACTTCATGGGACAAGTTATCTACCACGGAGATCCCATC GCTCTTGTCAACTCCACCGCTTTGATGAATTATCACAAAGGCGTTCAAATGGGTTGTTGGGGTCTGGTGATATACGCCATGACAGCTGCCACATGCTCAG CCCTCCTTCAAAAGTACCTTGACAACTTTGAGTTGAGCATCAAAGTCATCTACATCTTGGGAACGCTTTCCTTCTCCATAG GAACTGCTGTTATGGCCATATTCCCTAACGTgtatgttgccatggtgatgatAAGCAGCATGGGCATCTTGTCTATGAGTATCTGCTATTGTCCCTACGCCTTGCTTGGACAGTACCACGAAATGAAAGAG TACACCAGTCACAGTCCCGGTAGTTCCCGAAGAGGATTTGGTGTTGACTGCGCCATCTTGACCTGCCAA GTGTACATCAGCCAAATCCTGGTGGCTTCGGCCGTGGGTTCCATCGTGGAAGCGGTGGGCAGCGTACGCGTCATTCCCGTCGTGGCCTCCGGGGGCTCTCTGTTGGCATTCTTCACTGCTTGCTTCCTGGTCATTTATCCTTCAAATAGCGG GGATGCGGCATCGTCCAAAACGTCGGAAAAAGAGGAGTTGACCACGCTGACCGATTCCAAAGAACGAGTGAAGGGAAAACCCAGCTTCTTGAAACTCAACAAGGCAGGCAAGGCTACCACCACCATCATCGCCGCCGGCACTTCCTGTCACACGGAGAATGAATCTGCACTGTGA
- the LOC133144826 gene encoding solute carrier family 45 member 4-like isoform X3: MLTPHNCVGLHRSGQRCMLLAPRLPCVESMCFFPHPSNNGFTGLPEQYNSLTWFLSPVLGLIFTPLIGSASDRCPLRWGRRRPFILALCIGTLMGVALFLNGALIGLSLGDVPGKQPMGIILTVLGVVVLDFCADATEGPIRAYLLDVADTDDQDMALNIHAASAGLGGAVGYALGGLNWTHTFLGAVFKSQEQILFFFTSILFSISVVLHLLSIDEQPYIPLHVRLDLESPAPSHPHSSSNSRARLPTPRLEMIEEDKSMDSFDLYDAYRDDLSEPGDMEMGFLEVALTRSKSDSVLAVTDATSDHVDHDALFLCHIEPSIFTDRLSPFHGSPPANRITPPCRLASAESRDPLHSQSPKRDGSPTKICRLSAFLQEMEDDEGHEALLNNQLNERRTPNGHLLACVDVTNTADGLSAKGHVHRAAMVKAASTDAPRRHRHTFYRQPSCTFSYYSRVASHRAHYRCANVAFLIKLSRSMNDLHEVEARRRRRSHRRQRHRSDTTNLSSGDAESEEGEAETTVRLLWLSMLKMPPELLRLCACHLFTWFSIIAEAVFFTDFMGQVIYHGDPIALVNSTALMNYHKGVQMGCWGLVIYAMTAATCSALLQKYLDNFELSIKVIYILGTLSFSIGTAVMAIFPNVYVAMVMISSMGILSMSICYCPYALLGQYHEMKEYTSHSPGSSRRGFGVDCAILTCQVYISQILVASAVGSIVEAVGSVRVIPVVASGGSLLAFFTACFLVIYPSNSGDAASSKTSEKEELTTLTDSKERVKGKPSFLKLNKAGKATTTIIAAGTSCHTENESAL, encoded by the exons ATGCTGACTCCACATAATTGTGTCGGATTGCATCGGAGCGGTCAGCGTTGTATGCTTCTGGCTCCGAGGCTTCCCTGCGTGGAATCAATGTGCTTCTTCCCACATCCCAGTAACAATGGCTTCACCG GTCTTCCAGAGCAGTACAACAGCTTGACGTGGTTCCTCAGCCCCGTCCTGGGCCTCATCTTCACCCCGCTGATCGGTTCCGCCAGCGACCGCTGCCCTCTGCGTTGGGGTCGCCGGAGACCTTTCATCCTGGCCTTGTGCATCGGGACGCTGATGGGAGTGGCCCTCTTCCTGAACGGAGCCCTCATAG GATTGTCTCTGGGTGACGTTCCGGGGAAACAGCCCATGGGAATTATTCTGACCGTGCTGGGAGTGGTGGTGTTAGACTTCTGCGCCGACGCAACAGAGGGGCCCATAAGAGCGTACCTTTTGGACGTGGCTGACACGGATGACCAAGACATGGCGCTCAACATCCATGCTGCCTCGGCAG GTCTCGGCGGTGCCGTGGGCTACGCTCTGGGCGGTCTGAACTGGACTCACACCTTCCTGGGAGCCGTCTTCAAGTCTCAGGAGCAGATCCTGTTCTTCTTCACCTCCATCCTCTTCTCTATATCGGTGGTGCTGCATCTGTTGAGCATCGACGAGCAGCCCTACATCCCCTTGCACGTCCGGCTGGATCTG GAGAGCCCAGCTCCGAGCCACCCGCATTCTTCTTCCAACAGCCGCGCCAGGCTTCCCACTCCGAGGCTGGAGATGATCGAAGAGGACAAATCGATGGACAGCTTCGACCTTTACGACGCCTACAGGGACGATCTGTCCGAACCGGGAGATATGGAGATGGGATTCCTGGAGGTGGCGCTCACGAGGA GTAAAAGCGACAGCGTCCTCGCCGTGACGGACGCCACCTCAGACCACGTGGACCACGACGCCTTGTTCCTTTGCCACATCGAGCCGTCCATCTTCACCGACCGCCTCTCGCCCTTTCACGGCTCTCCCCCTGCTAACCGTATCACGCCGCCTTGCCGGCTCGCCAGCGCAGAGAGTCGGGATCCGCTGCACTCCCAAAGCCCGAAACGGGACGGCAGCCCCACCAAGATTTGCCGCCTCTCGGCGTTCTTGCAGGAGATGGAGGACGACGAGGGCCACGAGGCCTTGCTCAACAACCAGCTGAACGAGCGGCGCACCCCAAACGGGCACTTGCTGGCGTGCGTCGATGTCACAAACACGGCCGATGGGTTGAGCGCAAAAGGACATGTGCATCGGGCCGCAATGGTTAAAG cTGCCAGCACCGACGCTCCCAGACGCCACCGTCACACTTTCTACCGTCAGCCATCTTGCACCTTTTCCTACTACAGCCGCGTGGCCAGCCACCGCGCCCACTACCGCTGCGCTAACGTCGCCTTCCTCATCAAGCTGTCGCGGAGCATGAACGACCTGCACGAGGTGGAGGCGAGACGCCGGCGTCGGAGCCACCGGCGCCAGCGACACCGCAGCGACACCACCAATTTATCCAGCGGTGACGCCGAGAGCGAGGAAGGCGAG GCGGAGACCACCGTACGGCTCCTTTGGCTCTCCATGCTGAAGATGCCACCCGAGCTGCTGCGCCTGTGCGCCTGTCACCTGTTCACCTGGTTCTCAATCATCGCCGAGGCCGTCTTCTTCACCGACTTCATGGGACAAGTTATCTACCACGGAGATCCCATC GCTCTTGTCAACTCCACCGCTTTGATGAATTATCACAAAGGCGTTCAAATGGGTTGTTGGGGTCTGGTGATATACGCCATGACAGCTGCCACATGCTCAG CCCTCCTTCAAAAGTACCTTGACAACTTTGAGTTGAGCATCAAAGTCATCTACATCTTGGGAACGCTTTCCTTCTCCATAG GAACTGCTGTTATGGCCATATTCCCTAACGTgtatgttgccatggtgatgatAAGCAGCATGGGCATCTTGTCTATGAGTATCTGCTATTGTCCCTACGCCTTGCTTGGACAGTACCACGAAATGAAAGAG TACACCAGTCACAGTCCCGGTAGTTCCCGAAGAGGATTTGGTGTTGACTGCGCCATCTTGACCTGCCAA GTGTACATCAGCCAAATCCTGGTGGCTTCGGCCGTGGGTTCCATCGTGGAAGCGGTGGGCAGCGTACGCGTCATTCCCGTCGTGGCCTCCGGGGGCTCTCTGTTGGCATTCTTCACTGCTTGCTTCCTGGTCATTTATCCTTCAAATAGCGG GGATGCGGCATCGTCCAAAACGTCGGAAAAAGAGGAGTTGACCACGCTGACCGATTCCAAAGAACGAGTGAAGGGAAAACCCAGCTTCTTGAAACTCAACAAGGCAGGCAAGGCTACCACCACCATCATCGCCGCCGGCACTTCCTGTCACACGGAGAATGAATCTGCACTGTGA